DNA from Lactobacillus sp. ESL0791:
CGCCCATGAAAATAATCACGCTGTCCTTATTTTGCGTCAAGTCGGCAATATTTTCCAAATCAATTACCTCAGCACCTGGGATTTGCGCAATCAAATCTTCACTTGAAATGTCACCGCTCTGTTCACGAGTTGACGCATAAATTGGTGTAACATAGGCCTTGTCCACTCCGCGTAAAATTTCTTCAAAGTCAGCCGCATATTTTTTCGTACGGGAGAATGTGTGCGGCTGAAAGACCACGACCAAGCGCTTATTCGGAAACTTCTGCCGTGCTGCCTGAATCGTTGCCCGCATTTCTGTTGGGTGGTGAGCATAATCGTCAATGATATTAATATCACCGAAGTCCTTTTCGGAAAAGCGCCGTTTAGCTCCGTGATAAGTAAGCAGACCTTTGCGAATGTCTTCCACCGGAATCTGTTCGGTATAAGCAACCGCAATTACGGCCAAGGCATTCAAAATGTTATGATCACCAAATAAACGAATGGCAAAACGGCCAATGTTTTTACCATGAGCCAGGACATCAAATGCCGAACCGGTAGTCTTGCGCTCAATCGCCACCGCCTGAAAATCATTGTCAGCAGCAAAGCCATAGGTATATTTCGGAACCGTGACCTTAAGATTCTGCAGGCGTTTATTGCCGCCCCAGACAAACAGACCCTTTTTCGTTTGCTCGGCCGCGGTTTGAAAAGCAGAAGTATAATCAGCCTGGTCCTTGAAGTAATCCGGATGGTCAAAATCAATATTGGTCATTATTTGGTAATCCGGGTGGTAGGCCAAGAAGTGGCGGCGGTATTCATCGGCCTCATAAACGAAAAAGCGTGAATTTTGCACGCCCTTGCCCTCACCGTCACCGATAAGGTAAGAAGTCGGCGCAGCCTCGCCCAAGACATGAGCCAGAAGACCAGTTGTCGAAGTTTTACCGTGTGTACCGGAAATGCCAATGCTGGTGTGCATCTGCACCACTTCCTCAACCGTGTCGGGGTAGCTCTGCCATTCAACTCCCTGCTCCTTGCAGGCTTTGACCTCAACATTATCTTCCTTAAAGGCATTACCCTTAACAACGACTTGGCCCGCAGCCTTGATATTATCCGCAGCAAACGGCTTAACTTCAATTTCCGCTTTTTCCAACGGCACCTGTGTAAAAGTGTATTCGGTGATGTCGCTGCCCGCAACGTTAAAGCCTAGGTCATGCAGCAACAGTGCCAAAGAGGCCATACCTGTTCCCTTAATCCCAATAAACCAAATCTGTTTTTTCTTATCTAACATTTCATTGCTCCAAATTTCAAATTATTAATCTTCTACCATTTTACCATTATCAGCAACCGAAATGAGCACAGTTGGTAATTTAACTATGGATGATGATTCGCAAAATCATAATTTAACGTAGAAATTTCCTGTTTTATAACTATTCATTCTATAATAGTAATGCTTACAATTTTTTAGGCGAACTTCAGCTCCACATTGTAGGCGGTGATTGAATTCCAAATTAACTAAATAGCTTCCCAAACTAACTGAAGTTATAATGTGGGAAGCTATTTTTTATTTGGTATAGTAAACCGGTTAGGAGAACATCTATAAAATTAACGCGGCAACAAATTTATTTTCCTATTTAATCTTGAAACATCTAATCTATCTATTTCGTTAATTAAGTAACTTTCTTTGATTAACTTGTTCTCAATTTCGTTAAACAATTCTTCTGATACATCTCGTCTTTTACGTGTTAATAAATCTTCTGATATTGAAACACTTCTAATATTAAAAAGTTTATCACAATCAATTAAAAAGGTATTTTTAAATGGATTTCTGGTTATATCTGCTCGCTCAATAATATAATTATGTAAATGATAAAATTTATTTCTAAATGTTTGACACTCTACAAAAAAATAATCATCTTTATTTCTTTTGTCACATATATACATATGCGCAGTTACTGCAAGATCAGAACTAATATTAGGGAAAGGCAATTTTATTGTTATAACATCTTGTTGGTTAATCAACTAATAAACGTCCTTTCTTATCTTCATTATCAATAGAAATATGTACTGGATTTTCCAGTTCTTGTATATCAGCCAGCTCTTGTAATGTATCCATTTGTTGTGGAGACATTGCATCTGCATCTTTTTTAGATAAAATGAAAATTTTATCTTTAATAGAAATCACTTTACTATTATTTATCATTTTAATTGGATAAATTGAGAGAATATTATTAATCAATTGTGCATCTGAAGAATTGAAATCTTCATCATCTAATGGCACCTGATATTCATTAGCCAAAATTCTATTTTCTTTGCATTTCCATATATTCATTGTATGCGTTATATCAGACAATTCTTGCTCAGTACATGTCTTTATAAAAAAGCCGACTTTTAAAACAATATCATTGTTAATGAAATCTCTATTTTCAGATTTATACTCTTTATCAGCATATATATCAAACTGATTCCTGTTTCTAGTATAATCACCCCATACTGTACTAAAAACAGGGCCATTTTTATATCCCTTTAATCTATCAAATTCATAGAATTTGCCATTTATTTTGCATGCACATTCATAGAAGAAAATAAATTTTTGTAACTTTAAGGGAACATTATAGCTAACTATATCATTGGCCTGCAGCCAGCCGGCTAAAGCTAGTTTTCGTTTACTTGAATTAATAATAATTTTCCCTCCCTAATTTAGTTAAAATTATACTTGCTAAACAAACTAAATACAATAAATATACGAATTTTTACTCTTAACATGTGAAGACAAAATCAATAGCAGTTTTACTTAAAATCGCAAAGGCAACTATCAGAAATTAATAGACTGGCATTGAAATGAGCAGGAGCATTTTTTCCTCATAAAAACGAATTTTGTTCCAATCTATAAGAATAGATGGTTTATAATAAAAACGTATTAAATATAATTGTTTAGAAAGTTTTGATTATGGCTAGAAAAACAGAAAAAAGCAATAAAAATGAGAATAAAAACAGAGCCAATGTAGCGACAAAAAAACGTAAAAAAAAGTCGCACAAGCCTTGGTATAAACGCTTTTGGGTATGGCTACTTATTATAACAATTTTTCAGATTTATTTGTTTGATACATCAACTAATATTTTCATAAAAATTATTGTCTCACTCTGTGCAGTTTTTGGGATATGGGGAATTTGTCGATCAGATAAAAAGAATAACGCAACATGTGCTCTTTGCGGTCAAAGCCTCAAGCACAGTGAACATTACTTAAAGTTTAAAAAGTCGGCTTACATTTGTGAAGATTGTCTGGCTAAATATAATTTTACGATATCACCTAGCAATGCTCACACTTGGGCCGCTCATCACACAATTGCTGACTTTAAAAACTATCTTGATCAAGATAAAGATTTTTCTGATATTAAATCAGAAATAGAGCGGCAAAACCAAAAAACTAAAGATACTAATAAGGACAAAGGCGACATCGTTGTATCAACAAAAAAGCATAATAAAAAACCGCATAAGCCTTGGTATAAACGCTTTTGGGTATGGCTGCTCATCGGCATAGTTTTTCTGATTTATTTGTCTGATAAATCAACTAATATCTTCCTAAAAATCATCATTTCACTCTGTTCGGTTTTTGGTATTTGGGTAGCTTATACATCATCCAAAGAAGATAATGAGCGGATAGAGAAAAAGAATAGGGCATTTTGTGTATTTTGTTGTCAAAGCCTCAAGCACAGCGAACATTACTTAATATTTAAAGATTCGGTTTATGTTTGCGAAAGTTGTATGGCCAAATATAATTTTACTAAATCAACCGATGATGCCCAAATTTGGGCTGCTAACCATACAATTGCTGACTTCAACGAATATCTGGATCAAGGCAAAGATTTCACTGATATTGAGCTAGAAATGGAACAGCAAAGACAAATCCAAAAAGCTAAAGAAGAGAAAGAAAAGCAGCAAATAGAAGATTTTAAAAAGAACTCTGTTAGATATTCTCACTATTACTTTAATATTGCTGCAAGAAAGATTTATATTCGTAAAACATTTTTAGAAGATGCCCGCTTCGTTGATGCTAGTGAGATTGTCTCGTATGACTTAAACGAAAAGGACCACGTTAAAAACAAGCACCATGTATTTACCCGCGCGATTGTTGGTGCACTAATTGCCGGCACACCCGGTGCGATTATTGCTGGCGTGACCGGGGGAAAAGAAAAGGGATACCTTGATCATTTTGGCTTAGTTATTACTTTGATTGATGGCAGCAAGTTTGAGATTAAGTTTTTAACTATTCCAACCGAAATGACCGAATCCCTTATGGATTCTCTTATCTCAAAAGCAAAAGCCGTAGCTTCAATTATTGATAACTGGAAAGCTCAAGAAGAAGAGGAAAATAATCAAAATATCGCTATAGATGATGTCATCCCGGAAGAAATACGGAAATATAAGCAATTGGCAGATGACAATATTATTACCCAAGAAGAATTTGAGGCCAAAAAGAAGGAATTGCTGAATCTTTAAAGCGTCAAAATCCGTTGAATTGCCATACTATCTGGAATTTCTTCTGAACAAATTTTATATAATATCTTATCTAAAAGTGGGTTCAGCTTTGAATACCGCAAGAATAAGCAAAATGAATAAATAATCATTAAAAAAAGCCTTTGATTGATAACCAAAAGCTTTTTTAATGACTTCGCAAAAGTTCAATAATGATCCTTTGCAGCTAAAATATAAATTGTATTGTCATCTATTTGATAAAGCAAACGATGTTCTTGCGTTATCCTTCTCGCCCACACATTAGTTAATTCATATTTTAAAGGTTCTGGTTTTCCTATTCCCTCAAACGGATGACGGTCGGTATTTTCTATTAAGCGATTGATTCGTTTAATTGTCGCTTTATCATTTTGATTATGCCAATACATATAATCCGACCAAGCGGCATCAGTCCATGCTTTAATCATCATTGTCAAGCAGTTCATGCTGCTTAGCCTTGCCGTCAACAATTTGTTTACGACCCTGTCTAATTTTGTCCATTAAATATGGATTATTCATAATCCTAATAGTTTCCATCAAACTATCATAATCACGTTTAGACATCACTACAGCAGTATTTTCCGCATCATCACGATTAGTGACTAGTAAAGTAGTAGAATCATCATTAACCTGTGTAAGATAATGTTTAAGATTTTTTCTAAATCCAGAATATGAGACAGCCTCCATCTCTATACCTCCATTTTTACTTAGCGTACAATAACACGTACATTTATACAAGTAATACGAAAAGTGGAATCCCATAAAATTACATTTAGCATAGCTTGGCTAACATAGTAAACTTAAATCATTAATTTATAAGCACCTACAGCTATATTTCGATGACCCCGGTGAGATTCGAACTCACCTCTACGGTTTAGGAGACCATTGTTCTATCCAGATGAACTACGGGGTCGCACTCTTTAACTTTACCAAAATTAACACGCAAATGCCACATTTTTTATTGTTATGTCATAAAAATTGCCGTACTTTTTAGTATTGTGTCGTAAAAAATTGCGGTGTCTTGTCCGCATCGGCAATTTTATCAGCCGCGAACACAAACGGTGTCCAAATCGCCAATGCAATCAGCATATCAATCAAGCTAAGAACAATCGCGCGCCAATCATAATTGCATGCCAAGAACGGCCCAATTAATGGCGGCATGATCGACGGAACAGCTACCTGGACAGGATTAACCAGGCCCATGATGCTGACCCAGTATGAAAAAGCAACATTTACCAGCGGTGCCAGCACAAAGGGAATGAAATAGACCGGATTAAGTACAACGGGCAAGCCCAGCACAATCGGTTCATTGATGTTAAAAATCCCCGGAGCCAGCGCAACCTTGGCAATTGTCCGGTAATCACTTCTCTTAGAAAAGAGCAGGATAGCCACAATCAACATCAAGGTACCGCCCGCCCCGCCAAACCAAGCAAAAACGTCAAACGAGCCCCGGACCCACAAAAATGGTGGCACATTGCCGTCACGAGCCGCGGTAACATTGACGTTCTGTGCCGGAAGCCAGATTGAATCTAGAATCGGGGCCAGCACACTAATTCCATTAATGCCAAAGAACCAAAAGATCTGCACCAGCAATGTAACCAGCAAGACCATGCCAAAACCCTGCCCCATATTAACGAGCGGAATTTGAATTGTTTTAAGCAGCCAATTGCCAAAGTAGGTGCCAGTTGCCGACTGAAAAATAAAATTGATCAGCCCTACGGCAAAAATGGCAATGATTCCGGGAACCAGCGAATCGAAGGCCTCCTGTTCAGCCCGCGGCAAAGTTGTCGAAAAATGCAGCATGAAGCGTTCATGCAGACAGAAAGCATAAATTACAACGCCCAAGGAACCAAAGATAATTGCGGTAAAGGTACCGGTTGTTGACAGTTGGGAAATATCAAACGCATTATGGATTGTGAGATTAACGCCGCGGACTTTTAAATTAACAAAACTAGCAATACTCATGGTAAAGGACGCAAGTGAAACCACTGCGCCCCCCAGCGGACTGACCTCCAAATTTTTTGCCAGCTGATAACCCAAAGTCAGCGCAAAAAACAGCGCAAACAGCGAAAAAGTCCCCCGCCAGACAACGTTACTGATCAAAACCAGCGGCTGCATGACAAAAGCGAAGGTCTTCCACCCGAGGTTAACCTTGGCAGCCTCAATCAAACTCTTGATTAAGACGGCAAGCGACCCCGCAATCGTGATTGGCATCACGGTGATGAACGCATCCCGCAACGCAACTAGCCAGCGCACCTGCGCCAGCCGGTTAGCAAGCGGTAAGACATAATTTTCCAGCCAGGCAACTAAGCGATTCATTCTTTTCCTTTCTTTAAATAGTGCGGGTGATAACCCTTATTTTTATTGCGGCGTTTTCGGTGTCTAGTTTTAACTGTTTTACTTTCGCTAGTAACCGTAATGTTCCTTTCACCCTGCTTTTTCTTTACCCGCGGCCGCTTGGTCGTCAGCTTGAAACCCGCAAAATAGACACGTTCCAGAGCAATTTTCCCGGCCAGCAGCTTTTTCAGGTCACGCAGATCATGGTCATCACCAAGTGTGACAACATAACCGATTTTACCCATCCGGCCCGTGCGACCAGCTCGATGAAGGTAGGTATTCACTTCACGGGGAATATCAAAGTTGATCACGTAGGTTAGCCCGGGAATATCCAGGCCGCGCGCCGCAACATCGGTAGCAATCAGCAGCTTGCTCTTGCCCCGTTTAAACGCCTGCAGTGCTTCCTGCTGCCGTTTTTTATTAAATTCGCTTGTCAGCAGGGTAAACTGGGTTTTGGTATGAGCAAAAATCCCGGCAAAGCGCATCATTGCCTGGTTGGAATCAAAAAACAGAATCCCCCTGAAATGGTCCAGCTGCGTCAGTCGCTGCAAAAATTCAATCTTATGCGCATTATCGACCTGCAGAAAGTAATTTTTACTCGTTGTCTGCTGCTGCGGGCGCACATCAACCAATTGAAACGGACGCGCAAACATTTTTTCCGCCTCGTCCGTTATTCGCGAAGAAGTCGCCCCAAAGAGCAAAATCTGGGCATCAACCGCCAGGTTTTGCCCCAGCGCGCTGATCAGCTCCAGCTTACCAAACTCCAGAACGTCATCCGCCTCGTCAATAATCAGTGTCTTGATTTCGGCAGTCTTGATTCGGTTGCTCGAAAATAAATCAAAAAAACGTCCTGGCGTGGCCACAACAACTTCCGGATGCCGCTTTTTCAGGGTATCCTCCTGCCGCTTGCGGTTGCCTGCACCCACCAAACTGATCCCGGTCAAGCCCAGGGCGGCAATATAAGGATTAATTGCCTGCCGGATCTGCACTGCCAATTCGGTCGTGGGCGCGATAATTACCAGGCTGTTTTTGGCACCCGGCATCGTATTTTCCAGCGCCGGCAGCGCGTAAGCTAGCGTCTTGCCCGTGCCAGTCTTGGCCAATGCCACCAGATTCTGCCCCGCCTTAATCGCCTCATAGGTTTGTTCCTGAATCATGGTCGGTTTAGTAATGCCCTCTTTTGTCAGTGTTTCTGCAACTTTTTCTTGATACATTATTGTGTTAACTGCCCATATTTCTGTTTATACTGCGTTACCGTTCCGTTATATGAAAACATGGTAACGTTATTCTCTAATCCTCTAATATTTTTAACCCGACCGTTAGTGGTATAACGCCAAAAAGCATACTCCACCCTGTCGGGGCGCCTGTTTGCAAAGGAAATAAACTTGGTTGACTTAGCAAAATATCCGCGGTACTTATAATTCACGGCCACTATGACCTGCTTGCCTGCTTGCTGCAGCATCTGGGCAAATTGCCCCATCTGCTCCAAATAGCTCTTGGACCTGCTGTCAACTGCGGGTACAAGCATAATTGGCAGGCTGCCGGTATCCTGCCCCACCATTTTGGTAAAATAACGGTAATGCTCCAGCGGTGTCGACTCATTACTATATGAGATGATTGTCCCGAAGGCGAGCTTGGTCCCCAAAATTTGGTCCCGGTAAGACAAATAATTGTCATCGAAATAAGAGCGCCCCTGGGTGCTTTTAAGATAAACAAATGAGACACCATTGGCCTGCAGCTTATGCAAGTCGACGTAATCGACATCTTGATTTAATTCGATCCCCACCGCACTGGCATTAGTATTCAGCGGCAGAGTAGTCTGCTTTTTTAAATTTAAAAGCCCAATCAAGAGAGCGGCAATAACCACCACCAGCAGCGTTAAAATTGCCGGCAACGTATATTTGTGATGAAAGCGATCCATACTGGCCCTCCTACTGCTCTATTCTAACAAATTTTACTTTTACCAGGTAATACAATCTGTCGAAAATCTTAGAATAACAAAATTTTTTTACATATACAAAACATAGCTATGAATGAACTGCCTTTTTACCTAAAGAATGGTATAATTTCAGTTATCAGTAAACAGATCGCTAGTTGAATGAAGGATAGATAAATGCCGAAAACCGATAACATTAACAGAATTATTGACCACAAACTATTTTCCGAAGATGACATTCACAACATGTGCGTCACTTTAGGCAAAAAGCTGACTGAAGATTACGCGGGCAAGAAGCCGCTTGTCGTTGGCGCACTGAAAGGTGCAATCTTTTTCCTAACCGATTTGGTCAGGGAAATGGACGTTGAGGAAGAAATTGATTTCATGGATGTTTCCAGCTACGGGGATGGCTTCGAATCATCGGGCAAGGTTAAACTGATTTCCGACCTAGTAACGAACGTCAAGGGTCGCGATGTTTTAATTGTTGAAGACATCGTTGATACCGGCTTGACCCTTAAATACATGAAAGATCTGCTCAAGAAGCGCGGTGCCAAAAGTGTTAAATGTTGCGTTTTGCTCAACAAGGAAGCCAACCGGACAACCGATGTTAAGATCGAATATTATGGTTCAAAAGTGGGCAATGAATTTGTGGTCGGCTACGGTCTGGACTTCATGAACTTTTTCCGCAATCTGCGCTACATTGGGGTTCTTAAACCCGAAATCATTAAGCAGGTTAATAACAAATAATACAGCACAATTATTTAACCAGTTAAAAAGAAGGCAATCGCTTAGCGAAAACCTTCTTTTTTTATTTATATCTACTTTTCTTCCTTTACCGGTACCGGTGCTTTTTTGTCAGCAGCTTTGACGGTAAACCAGCGCATAAAGCCCTGCTCAATCGTGTCAAGCGTAAAGGCATAACCTTCAAGTTCGACCGTCTCCCCTTTTTGCAGGTCAGGGTAATGCTCCATCATGTAGCCGCCGATGGTAATAATATCACTATCCTGAAAGCACTTTAAGTTTGTGCGGAAATAACGTTCGAAATCATACAGAGTGGTTTTCCCAGACACACGGATATTGCCATTCTTGTCCTTAATAATATAATCATCGGAAACGTCGTCAATCTCGTCCTTAACAGTACCAAACAACTCTTCGTAAATATCTTTATCGGTCACGATTCCGCTGGTACCGCCGTACTCATCGACCACCAAAACAATCGGTGTGTGCTTTTTAATCATCAGGTGCAGGACATCCTGGATCGGCATCGACTCGGGCACCGTAATAATCGTCCGAATAATCCGCGTGATCGGCACTTTCTTGTCCACCTGACTCTGCTGAACAATATCATACGAATAGATGTAACCTACAACGTCATCCTTGTTGTTTTTGCGGACAACCGGCAGCCGGCTGTGACCCTCTTCAAGGTACATCTTCAGCGCCTGGCCGACCGTATCGGTTGCGTTGATCACCGCTAGCCGCGTGCGGTCAACCATAATATCCTTAGCGATTTTGTCATTCAGCTCAAATGCGCGCTGCATGTAGGTCAGATCGTATTTATCAAGGGAGCCGCCATGAACGGCGTTGCGTGACAGTTTAATAATCTCTGATTGTGAATAAACCTGATTTTCTTCATCTGCCGGCTTAAAGCCCATTATTTTTAACAGACCGTTAGAACTGGAATTCAGCAGCCAAACAAAAGGATAAACCAAAGTATGAAAAATTTGCAGAGGCCCACTCAGTGTCAGCAGCATTTTCACCGGCATATCGATCGCAATATTTTTTGGAACAATTTCTGTGACCACCACTTCCAAGTAGGTCAAGAGGATCACGCCCAGCAGTGCTCCTAGTGAACGCACAACGGTATGATTCAACGCTGTCAACGAGAACAAGCGCTCAAACAAGACCGCCAGCGTATCGGCAGAAAACCAACCCAAAACGACCCCGACAAGCGTGGTTCCCACCTGCGTGGTCGACAAGTATTCATTCAGGTTGTGCACCATGTGCAGGGCACGCTTTAATTTTTTCTGGTTGCCCTGCCCGTTGTTAATCATGTCTTCCAACTGACTCGGACGGGTCTGCACCAAGGCAAATTCAGCAGCTACAAAAAAAGCTGCAAATACAAAAATAACTAATGTTGCTACCAAATTAGTTATTATTTGTGTCGTACTCAAAATATAAATCTTCCTTTTTGCTAAAAATTATTTATTACTCAATTGATAGATTTTTTCAAACGGAACCCGGTCCGGGAAAAATTTCGGGTCGTTTACCTCGGCGCCCTTATCCTTATAGCCGATACCGATCGCCATCCCCACCAATTCGCTTTCTGGAATGTGCACGTATTTGCGAACAAGCTCGGGGTAAGAAACCATTGAGTGCGCCGGCATAATTGACAAGCCGCGGTTAAGGGCCAGCAGCATGATGCTTTGGGCAAAAATTCCTAAGTCAAACACAGACCAAGCCGGCGACTTGCGCGGAACCGTCAAAAACACTACTGCCGGTGCATTAAACATGGTATTGTTGGCCTCTGTAAATAAATCCAGCTTATCACGGAAGAAATATGCCTGCGAAGCGCCCATCGCTGCCATATTCTGACTTGGAAAAGTGTCCCAATCAAGCGATAACATTGCCGCAAAATCCTCATGCGGCGTTTCACCCGCATTCGTCTTTTCCTCAAACTCTTTGCGCAAACCGGCTAAAGCCTGATCAGTTGCCGCGTAGGCACGCCACGGCTGCGAATTTAAGAGCGACGGCGACAGCTGCGCCTCCTTAATGATTCCGGCAAGAATTTTTTCACTAACCCTTTTATTAGAAAATTTACGTGTTACACGTTCTTGTTTAAATAATTCTTCAAATTCCATTGAATTCAAAACCTCGCATACTGTAAAGTAAAAAAACTATATTCACACAAGTTAATTATACAAAAGAAAGCAAAAATTTGCTCTCCTAATTTTTATAATATTTCTGAACTTGATAAACCTACCTTTAGTATACCATCTACTAAGCTTCATTAAAGCAATAAGAGTCTGATTTCAGCAAATCAGACTCTTATTAATCAAAAATGTATTCTTTTAAAAAATTACTTCAATCCCGTCCACTTCCATTCGGTGACTTCAGGCATATCTTTGCCGTTATCACGAATGTATTGGTGGTGCTTTGCAAGAAGTGCATCCATTTTTGCAACAAAACCGGCGCTCTTATCAGCCAAACGCGGAATACTTAAAACAGCATCCTTGGCCAGGTGGAAGCGGTCAAGCTCGTTAACAACCCGCATATCAAACGGTGTTGTGATATCGCCCTCTTCTTCATAACAGTGAATATGGATGTTCGACCGCTTACGGCCGAACCAGATCGACTGCATCATTGCCTCGAAACCGTGCCAAGCAAAGATTACCGGCACATCACTCGGAAACAGCTGGTCAAATTCTTCATCAGAAATTGCTTCAGGATTATCCTTGGTGTTCATAAGCTTCATGATGTCGATAACGTTAATGTAGCGTATCTTCAGATCCGGAAATTCCTTGTGCAGAATGTCAATGGCAGCAAGCGACTCCATCGTCGGCTCGGTTTCTGTTGATGCAAAAACCACATCCGGTTTAGCATTTTGATCGGTTGAGGCCCAATCAATGTAGAATAAACCGTGCTGGGCAATTTTACTTGCTTCATCAATTGAGAACCATTGCGGCCGCGGCTGCTTGGAAGTGACCAAAATGTTGATGCATTCACGCTCAGTGAAAGCCTTTTGCGAGACTGCCAGAAGTGAGTTGGTATCTGCCGGCAAGTATTCGTGCACTAAATCCGGACGATTCTTTTCGTACATATGGGTCAAAATACCCGGATCTTGGTGAGTATAACCGTTATGATCCTGCTGGAAGACCGTTGAGGTGGCCACAAAATTCAAAGACGGGTAATCATGACGCCAATATTGCTCCTTGGCCTTGCGCAGCCACTTCATGTGCTGGGTGAGCATTGAGTCAACAACCCGGCCAAAGGCTTCGTAAGTGGCAAAGAAGCCGTGGCGTCCGGTTAAAACGTAGCCCTCAAGCCAGCCCTCATCTTGGTGCTCAGACAATTGTGAGTCAATGATTCGGCCGCTTGGTGCCAGATTTTCATCATTAGGCGTGTGAATGGATTCTTCCCATTGCCGTTTTTGTTCATCAAGCAACTTAAACAAGCGGTTGGATTTAGTTTCGTCGGGGCCAAAACCGCGGAAGGTATCCGGATTAAGTTCGGCAACTTCATTCAGATACTTTGCCCACTCAGCCATGTCTTGGGCTTCAACCGAACCCGGTTTGTCAAACTTCAAAGCATACTTGCGGTAGTCCGGCAGAGCCAGGCGTTTAGGATCCTTACCACCGTTAGTGATTGGATTCATCGCCATTCTTTGGTCGCCGTGAACCAGATTTTCCTTAACCAAAGCGGTTGGGGCACCATTTTCATCAAATAATTCTTCCGGCTTATAGCTCTTCAGCCAATCAACCAGCATGTCTTTGTGCTCCATGTCATCCTGCTCAACTGGAATCGGAATTTGGTGTGCCCGGAAGGAATTTTCAATCGGGTTGCCGTCGAGGTCAAATTTTGGTCCCGTCCAGCCCTTCGGTACTCGGAAAATGATCATTGGCCAGTGCGGCAAAGTCGCATCATTGTTGTCCCGTGCATGCTTCTGAATGGCCTTGATTTCTTCAATCACCGTATCCATCAGCTTGGCCATTTCCTCGTGCACCTGCATGTGGTCTTTGTAACCGTCAAATTCACCGCCATCATAAGCAGAAATAATGTATGGGTGCCAGCCCATGCCCTCAAAATACTTGGTTAATTCTTC
Protein-coding regions in this window:
- a CDS encoding GH25 family lysozyme, whose product is MDRFHHKYTLPAILTLLVVVIAALLIGLLNLKKQTTLPLNTNASAVGIELNQDVDYVDLHKLQANGVSFVYLKSTQGRSYFDDNYLSYRDQILGTKLAFGTIISYSNESTPLEHYRYFTKMVGQDTGSLPIMLVPAVDSRSKSYLEQMGQFAQMLQQAGKQVIVAVNYKYRGYFAKSTKFISFANRRPDRVEYAFWRYTTNGRVKNIRGLENNVTMFSYNGTVTQYKQKYGQLTQ
- the hpt gene encoding hypoxanthine phosphoribosyltransferase, whose amino-acid sequence is MPKTDNINRIIDHKLFSEDDIHNMCVTLGKKLTEDYAGKKPLVVGALKGAIFFLTDLVREMDVEEEIDFMDVSSYGDGFESSGKVKLISDLVTNVKGRDVLIVEDIVDTGLTLKYMKDLLKKRGAKSVKCCVLLNKEANRTTDVKIEYYGSKVGNEFVVGYGLDFMNFFRNLRYIGVLKPEIIKQVNNK
- a CDS encoding hemolysin family protein, whose amino-acid sequence is MSTTQIITNLVATLVIFVFAAFFVAAEFALVQTRPSQLEDMINNGQGNQKKLKRALHMVHNLNEYLSTTQVGTTLVGVVLGWFSADTLAVLFERLFSLTALNHTVVRSLGALLGVILLTYLEVVVTEIVPKNIAIDMPVKMLLTLSGPLQIFHTLVYPFVWLLNSSSNGLLKIMGFKPADEENQVYSQSEIIKLSRNAVHGGSLDKYDLTYMQRAFELNDKIAKDIMVDRTRLAVINATDTVGQALKMYLEEGHSRLPVVRKNNKDDVVGYIYSYDIVQQSQVDKKVPITRIIRTIITVPESMPIQDVLHLMIKKHTPIVLVVDEYGGTSGIVTDKDIYEELFGTVKDEIDDVSDDYIIKDKNGNIRVSGKTTLYDFERYFRTNLKCFQDSDIITIGGYMMEHYPDLQKGETVELEGYAFTLDTIEQGFMRWFTVKAADKKAPVPVKEEK
- a CDS encoding nitroreductase, whose protein sequence is MEFEELFKQERVTRKFSNKRVSEKILAGIIKEAQLSPSLLNSQPWRAYAATDQALAGLRKEFEEKTNAGETPHEDFAAMLSLDWDTFPSQNMAAMGASQAYFFRDKLDLFTEANNTMFNAPAVVFLTVPRKSPAWSVFDLGIFAQSIMLLALNRGLSIMPAHSMVSYPELVRKYVHIPESELVGMAIGIGYKDKGAEVNDPKFFPDRVPFEKIYQLSNK
- a CDS encoding phosphoketolase family protein, with product MAVNYDSKEYLKSVDAQWRAANYLSVGQLFLMKNPLLRRELKAEDVKPKPIGHWGTISPQNFIYAHLNRVIKKYNLDMFYIEGSGHGGQVMVSNAYLDGSYSERFPDIPQNEEGMTKLFKRFSFPGGSASHAAPETPGSIHEGGELGYSLSHGTGAILDNPDVIAAVEIGDGESETGPLATSWFSDKFINPIKDGAVLPILQINGFKISNPTIVSRMSDEELTKYFEGMGWHPYIISAYDGGEFDGYKDHMQVHEEMAKLMDTVIEEIKAIQKHARDNNDATLPHWPMIIFRVPKGWTGPKFDLDGNPIENSFRAHQIPIPVEQDDMEHKDMLVDWLKSYKPEELFDENGAPTALVKENLVHGDQRMAMNPITNGGKDPKRLALPDYRKYALKFDKPGSVEAQDMAEWAKYLNEVAELNPDTFRGFGPDETKSNRLFKLLDEQKRQWEESIHTPNDENLAPSGRIIDSQLSEHQDEGWLEGYVLTGRHGFFATYEAFGRVVDSMLTQHMKWLRKAKEQYWRHDYPSLNFVATSTVFQQDHNGYTHQDPGILTHMYEKNRPDLVHEYLPADTNSLLAVSQKAFTERECINILVTSKQPRPQWFSIDEASKIAQHGLFYIDWASTDQNAKPDVVFASTETEPTMESLAAIDILHKEFPDLKIRYINVIDIMKLMNTKDNPEAISDEEFDQLFPSDVPVIFAWHGFEAMMQSIWFGRKRSNIHIHCYEEEGDITTPFDMRVVNELDRFHLAKDAVLSIPRLADKSAGFVAKMDALLAKHHQYIRDNGKDMPEVTEWKWTGLK